From Roseburia hominis, the proteins below share one genomic window:
- a CDS encoding ornithine cyclodeaminase — protein sequence MGITPKQCYEWVSEVITNKNDYILPHKTSLKYKKDGFYNTMPSILEKEGYFGVKIVNRYSDREPALDSKLMLYDLESGELKALMDANFITAMRTGAVAAHSINLLAKSNACVIGVIGLGNAARATIKVLAEVNPEKEYVIKLLEYKNQHKLFKEELSSLYTNLTFEYVSSYECLIKGSNVVVSAATYFENDIAEDNWFDEGVLLVPIHTRGFGICDLTFDKIYADDVGHVAHFKNFSKFKKFGEITDVVNGKIAGRETDKERILAYNIGISLHDVYFALNLYNEFEGGISIDMNRPKGKFWV from the coding sequence ATGGGAATAACTCCAAAACAGTGTTATGAATGGGTAAGTGAAGTTATAACAAATAAAAATGATTATATACTTCCACACAAAACAAGCCTAAAGTATAAGAAAGATGGTTTTTATAACACGATGCCTTCCATTTTGGAAAAAGAAGGATATTTTGGGGTAAAGATTGTAAATCGTTATTCTGATAGAGAGCCTGCGCTAGACAGTAAATTAATGCTATATGACTTGGAAAGTGGAGAATTGAAAGCTCTTATGGATGCAAACTTCATTACGGCAATGAGAACGGGAGCTGTTGCGGCACACTCTATTAATTTGCTGGCAAAGAGTAATGCATGCGTTATAGGCGTTATCGGACTGGGAAATGCAGCAAGAGCAACTATTAAAGTTTTGGCTGAGGTAAATCCTGAAAAAGAGTATGTTATTAAATTATTAGAATATAAAAATCAGCATAAACTTTTTAAAGAAGAATTATCATCGCTATACACGAATTTAACGTTTGAATATGTAAGTTCATATGAGTGTTTAATTAAAGGTAGTAATGTTGTGGTTTCTGCAGCCACATATTTTGAAAATGATATAGCCGAGGATAACTGGTTTGATGAAGGAGTATTATTGGTGCCCATTCATACGAGGGGATTTGGGATTTGCGATTTGACTTTTGATAAAATTTATGCGGATGATGTGGGGCATGTGGCTCATTTTAAAAATTTCTCAAAATTCAAGAAGTTTGGTGAAATTACGGATGTAGTGAACGGGAAAATAGCAGGAAGGGAAACGGATAAAGAGAGAATATTAGCTTATAATATTGGAATATCATTACATGATGTATATTTTGCATTAAATTTATATAATGAATTTGAGGGTGGGATAAGTATTGATATGAATCGTCCTAAAGGGAAATTTTGGGTTTAA